One window from the genome of Streptomyces sp. NBC_00287 encodes:
- a CDS encoding aminotransferase class III-fold pyridoxal phosphate-dependent enzyme, whose translation MEPLLQEIVTIVGDYFDVPPSQLDPDVPLPDLGADSMALLGMLRLLEDRYGCKISLRQLFDDVQTPSDLAAYLAAHAGAAKQPTERTAPTPSSDPVTPAPTVDVAPVAAPALGWPTADASPAVQSLIKDQLLVMQRQLELLAGGGVTVPGGGASTPVPPSAPARSAVPLGPGARGTAVTPTETAQRTRYLKALADRFGARTKGSKESAQRFRPIVADSRSSIGFRPSTKEMVYPLVAERGQGARVWDIDGNEYVDLTMGYGVHLLGHNPPSVMSALRERMELGFGLGPRTRLVEDVAGGLLELTGMERVAFLNTGTEAVMTAVRIARAATGRDKIVIFSTGYHGHFDGALAVPSHENGVFGTRPLAAGVSPRAVENVYVLEFGTDAALDFINKHGSELAAVMTEPVTLRTPGVQNPDFLRKLREITRAHGAKLIFDEMVTGFRCHPAGVQGLYGIEADLVTYGKVIGGGMPLGVIAGRGGVMDVIDGGVWNFGDDSRPTVESTFFAGTFNQHPLSMVAAKAVLDHLREEGPGLQRDLDRKTETFVDQLNADFRELEVPIAVRRFSSLFRFEHDVNMDPFYVNLLDRGVFVWELRNFFLSTAHEQADLDHIRAAVRESVAELRTNGMLDDHRTGPVGTRPGPAPLRSTLAQRQLVALDEGGVPAYQTSLGYWLDGPLDRPALRAAVQQLVARHESLRTTLAADGDTLVVHAPAQTAPTDLLTEHTCENEDDLADLLRTWAARPLDLVDGPVFRALVAQVEPRRHLLQIAVHHAAVDGWSLSVLLEDLVALYNAGCRGTSPQLPPAAQFRDYLAWHERVASGASAADHRAYWRSLLKEAPTPALPVSGQPESFPHPAVRHSILLDPEFCGRMREAARTEGVTVFAYLVAAWGALLHRLTGQDDVVVPVASARRPQELDQVVGYCSNLLPLRLRLPADILAVDYVAEVLTHLVTGLESQDYPFADLLTECAPPGAGLRSDLFSTSISFYRQVAVPPMDGLTVSEAGPLPITHTGHPLALYVMDGTEGFRCDFELATDVLDPGLIERIPQYYRNLLGAMVADGERPLAELDHEVRTNNPL comes from the coding sequence GTGGAGCCCCTGCTCCAAGAGATCGTCACCATCGTCGGTGACTATTTCGACGTCCCGCCCAGCCAGTTGGACCCCGACGTCCCGCTCCCGGATCTCGGCGCGGACTCGATGGCGCTGCTCGGCATGCTGCGGCTGCTGGAGGACCGGTACGGCTGCAAAATATCGCTCCGTCAGCTCTTCGACGACGTCCAGACCCCGTCCGACCTGGCCGCGTACCTGGCCGCGCATGCCGGGGCCGCCAAGCAGCCGACGGAGCGGACGGCACCGACCCCTTCGTCCGACCCGGTGACGCCGGCGCCGACCGTGGATGTTGCCCCGGTCGCGGCACCGGCACTCGGATGGCCGACGGCCGATGCCTCACCGGCCGTACAGAGCCTGATCAAGGATCAACTCCTGGTCATGCAGCGTCAGTTGGAGCTGCTCGCGGGCGGCGGGGTCACCGTGCCCGGGGGCGGCGCCTCGACGCCCGTACCGCCGTCGGCGCCGGCCAGGTCGGCGGTGCCACTGGGCCCCGGCGCGCGCGGCACCGCGGTCACTCCCACGGAGACGGCGCAGCGGACCCGCTATCTGAAGGCCCTGGCCGACCGGTTCGGTGCCCGGACCAAGGGCTCGAAGGAATCCGCCCAGCGGTTCCGGCCGATCGTGGCCGACAGCCGCTCCAGCATCGGCTTCCGGCCCTCGACCAAGGAGATGGTGTACCCGCTCGTCGCCGAGCGCGGGCAGGGCGCGCGGGTGTGGGACATCGACGGCAATGAGTACGTCGACCTCACCATGGGTTACGGCGTCCACCTCCTCGGGCACAACCCGCCGTCCGTCATGTCGGCCCTGCGCGAGCGGATGGAGCTCGGCTTCGGCCTCGGACCGCGTACCCGGTTGGTCGAGGACGTCGCCGGTGGGCTGCTCGAACTCACCGGCATGGAGCGCGTCGCCTTCCTCAACACCGGCACCGAAGCGGTCATGACGGCGGTGCGCATTGCACGGGCGGCCACCGGCCGCGACAAGATCGTGATCTTCTCCACCGGGTACCACGGCCACTTCGACGGCGCGCTCGCCGTGCCGTCCCATGAGAACGGCGTGTTCGGCACCAGGCCGCTCGCGGCGGGTGTCTCACCGCGTGCGGTGGAGAACGTGTATGTGCTCGAGTTCGGCACGGACGCCGCACTCGACTTCATCAACAAGCACGGCTCCGAGCTCGCGGCGGTCATGACCGAGCCGGTGACGCTGCGCACTCCCGGCGTGCAGAACCCCGACTTCCTGCGCAAGCTGCGGGAGATCACCCGGGCGCACGGCGCGAAGCTCATCTTCGACGAGATGGTCACGGGCTTCCGCTGCCATCCGGCCGGTGTCCAGGGCCTGTACGGCATCGAGGCGGACCTGGTCACCTACGGCAAGGTGATCGGAGGCGGCATGCCGCTCGGCGTGATCGCCGGACGCGGCGGAGTCATGGACGTCATCGACGGCGGCGTCTGGAACTTCGGCGACGACTCCCGCCCGACGGTGGAATCCACCTTCTTCGCCGGTACGTTCAACCAGCATCCGCTCTCCATGGTGGCGGCGAAGGCGGTCCTCGACCACCTCCGCGAGGAGGGACCCGGTCTGCAGCGTGACCTCGACCGGAAGACCGAGACGTTCGTGGACCAGCTGAACGCCGACTTCCGCGAGCTCGAGGTACCGATCGCGGTCCGCCGCTTCTCCTCGCTCTTCCGCTTCGAGCACGACGTGAACATGGACCCGTTCTACGTCAACCTGCTCGACCGCGGCGTGTTCGTCTGGGAGCTGCGCAACTTCTTCCTGTCCACCGCGCACGAGCAGGCCGATCTCGACCACATCCGCGCCGCGGTACGCGAGTCCGTCGCCGAGCTGCGCACCAACGGCATGCTCGACGACCACCGCACCGGCCCGGTCGGCACCCGGCCGGGACCGGCGCCGCTGCGCAGCACCCTCGCGCAGCGGCAGCTGGTCGCCCTCGACGAGGGCGGCGTGCCCGCCTATCAGACGTCTCTCGGGTACTGGCTCGACGGCCCGCTCGACCGCCCCGCGCTGCGCGCCGCCGTGCAGCAACTGGTCGCTCGCCACGAGTCCCTGCGGACCACACTCGCTGCGGACGGTGACACGCTCGTCGTCCATGCCCCGGCACAGACGGCGCCGACCGATCTGCTGACCGAGCACACCTGCGAGAACGAGGACGACCTCGCAGACCTGTTGCGGACCTGGGCCGCCCGACCGCTGGACCTGGTCGACGGGCCGGTATTCCGCGCGCTCGTGGCGCAGGTCGAGCCGAGGCGGCATCTGCTGCAGATAGCCGTGCACCACGCGGCAGTTGACGGCTGGTCCCTCAGCGTCCTGCTCGAGGACCTCGTCGCGCTGTACAACGCCGGCTGCCGGGGGACGAGCCCCCAACTGCCGCCGGCCGCGCAGTTCCGCGACTACCTCGCCTGGCACGAGCGGGTCGCCTCTGGTGCCTCGGCCGCCGACCACCGCGCGTACTGGCGCTCCCTCCTCAAGGAGGCGCCCACGCCGGCCCTGCCGGTATCGGGACAGCCGGAGAGTTTTCCCCACCCCGCGGTACGGCACAGCATCCTCCTCGACCCCGAGTTCTGCGGCCGGATGCGCGAGGCCGCCCGTACCGAGGGCGTCACGGTGTTCGCCTATCTGGTCGCGGCCTGGGGGGCGTTGCTGCACCGGCTCACGGGGCAGGACGATGTCGTCGTACCGGTCGCCTCCGCCCGGCGCCCCCAGGAGCTGGACCAGGTGGTCGGGTACTGCTCGAACCTGCTGCCGCTGCGTCTGCGCCTGCCGGCGGACATCCTGGCCGTGGACTATGTGGCCGAGGTCCTGACGCATCTGGTGACCGGGCTCGAAAGCCAGGACTACCCGTTCGCGGACCTGCTCACGGAGTGCGCCCCGCCCGGAGCGGGCCTGCGCAGCGACCTGTTCAGCACGTCGATCTCGTTCTACCGCCAGGTGGCGGTGCCCCCCATGGACGGCCTCACGGTGTCGGAAGCCGGCCCGTTGCCCATCACGCACACCGGCCACCCCCTGGCGCTGTACGTCATGGACGGCACCGAGGGATTCCGGTGCGACTTCGAGCTCGCGACCGACGTCCTCGACCCCGGTCTCATCGAGCGCATCCCGCAGTACTACCGGAACCTGCTCGGCGCCATGGTCGCCGACGGCGAGCGGCCGCTGGCCGAACTGGACCACGAAGTCCGCACGAACAACCCCCTTTGA
- a CDS encoding carbamoyltransferase N-terminal domain-containing protein — MITAGLKLTQSGGIALLNDDRLEFNIEMQKLANGSRYSNVDELDDLITITSKFGYQLGDIDKWALDGWDGATEGRVSLLSGGKPTELVVASYRETAKVPDPGLPGYSGNLVIGGRAMDYVSYVHVAGHLASAYCTSPFARRGEPSMVLVWDGGCFPRLYCVDADGRIEPGGEAFPLIGHTYSMASQYWGPFKRPNKSTHVDDLSVAGKMMAYIALGTPRDDIKKVFRESFHEHFEADSPRVRAYRQKIIGCGSTGENSHAYVHEFLTAVQKLTSGLGAADEDVLATVHVFLEELLIEGVTSKIRAWKGATPWNLCFAGGCALNIKWNSALRAHPMIKAMWVPPFPDDSGVAIGTACLAAADGQGLRPIEWDTRLGPGLEPTRDVPQGWTVEPCAPEELARILHTTGTAAVVLNGRAELGPRALGSRSIIAPATDATMKKLLNDAKDREHYRPVAPICLEEHAPTVFDPGTPDPYMLFEHWVRPEWIDRVPAIMHLDGTARLQTVNEGDDPNLHTILREYYRISGIPVLCNTSANYNGRSFFPDAASAMEWGRLDLVWSEGVLYRREDFAR; from the coding sequence ATGATCACGGCTGGCCTGAAGCTCACCCAGAGCGGCGGTATCGCGCTGCTCAACGACGACCGCCTCGAGTTCAACATCGAGATGCAGAAGCTCGCCAACGGTTCTCGCTACAGCAACGTGGACGAACTCGACGACCTGATCACGATCACGTCCAAGTTCGGATACCAGCTCGGAGACATCGACAAGTGGGCGTTGGACGGCTGGGACGGCGCCACGGAAGGGCGGGTCTCGCTGCTCAGCGGCGGTAAACCGACCGAACTCGTCGTGGCCTCCTATCGAGAGACGGCAAAGGTGCCCGACCCGGGGCTGCCCGGGTACAGCGGCAATCTGGTCATCGGCGGCCGGGCCATGGACTACGTGAGTTACGTCCACGTCGCCGGCCACCTCGCATCGGCCTACTGCACGAGCCCGTTCGCCCGGCGCGGCGAGCCGTCGATGGTCCTGGTCTGGGACGGCGGCTGTTTCCCCCGTCTCTACTGCGTCGACGCCGACGGCCGTATAGAGCCGGGTGGCGAGGCGTTTCCGCTCATCGGCCACACGTACTCGATGGCCTCTCAGTACTGGGGGCCGTTCAAGCGCCCGAACAAGTCGACCCATGTCGACGACCTCTCCGTCGCCGGGAAGATGATGGCGTACATCGCTCTCGGCACGCCGCGGGACGACATCAAGAAGGTCTTCCGGGAGAGTTTCCACGAGCACTTCGAAGCGGACTCGCCCCGAGTGCGGGCGTACCGCCAGAAGATCATCGGGTGTGGCAGCACCGGAGAGAACTCGCACGCCTACGTTCATGAGTTCCTTACGGCGGTGCAGAAGCTCACCAGCGGACTCGGCGCGGCCGATGAGGACGTGCTGGCGACGGTCCATGTGTTCCTCGAGGAACTGCTGATCGAAGGTGTCACCTCGAAGATCCGGGCGTGGAAGGGTGCCACCCCGTGGAACCTCTGCTTCGCCGGCGGATGCGCGCTGAACATCAAGTGGAACAGCGCGCTGCGCGCCCACCCGATGATCAAGGCCATGTGGGTTCCCCCGTTCCCCGACGACTCGGGCGTCGCCATCGGTACGGCCTGCCTTGCCGCGGCCGACGGCCAGGGCCTGCGGCCGATCGAATGGGACACCCGGCTCGGGCCCGGTCTCGAGCCGACGCGGGATGTGCCGCAGGGGTGGACCGTGGAACCGTGCGCGCCGGAGGAACTCGCCCGGATTCTGCACACCACGGGCACGGCCGCGGTCGTGCTCAACGGCCGTGCGGAGCTGGGGCCGCGGGCGCTCGGCTCGCGGAGCATCATCGCTCCCGCCACGGATGCGACGATGAAGAAGCTCCTGAACGACGCGAAGGACAGGGAGCACTACCGGCCGGTCGCGCCGATCTGCCTGGAAGAGCACGCTCCCACCGTCTTCGATCCCGGTACCCCCGACCCTTACATGCTTTTCGAGCACTGGGTCCGCCCGGAATGGATCGACCGCGTTCCGGCGATCATGCACCTGGACGGCACCGCTCGGCTGCAGACGGTCAATGAAGGCGATGACCCGAACCTGCACACCATTCTCCGCGAGTACTACCGAATCAGCGGAATTCCGGTCCTGTGCAACACGAGCGCGAACTACAACGGCCGCAGCTTCTTCCCGGACGCCGCATCGGCGATGGAGTGGGGCCGTCTCGACCTGGTGTGGAGCGAAGGCGTCCTCTACCGTAGGGAAGATTTCGCTCGATAG